A region of Panicum virgatum strain AP13 chromosome 8N, P.virgatum_v5, whole genome shotgun sequence DNA encodes the following proteins:
- the LOC120684470 gene encoding zein-alpha PMS1-like, with amino-acid sequence MAAKIFALLALLALSVSATTAVLIPQCSLAASATTIPRFLSPIAAVGYENLIVQSYRLQHTLVASNLQSSSIILQQQAALLQQQSLAHLRAQSIVAKQQRVLTPFSQLGLANPAAYLQQQMSLPFNQLAAVNPVAHLQQQLLPFNQVAVANSVAFSQQQQLQTFNPLAVAHLAAFWQQQQLVNQLALTSPTAFLQQPIVGSAIF; translated from the coding sequence ATGGCAGCAAAGATATTTGCCCTCCTTGCACTCCTTGCTCTCTCCGTGAGCGCTACCACCGCGGTCCTTATTCCACAGTGCTCACTAGCCGCCTCTGCTACCACTATTCCACGTTTCCTCTCACCTATCGCAGCCGTCGGCTATGAGAACCTGATTGTGCAGTCCTATAGGCTACAGCATACACTTGTAGCTAGCAACCTACAATCATCATCAATTATCCTACAGCAACAGGCAGCCTTACTCCAGCAGCAATCTTTGGCCCATCTGAGAGCACAGAGCATCGTGGCAAAACAACAACGTGTTCTAACACCGTTCAGCCAGCTAGGCCTGGCCAACCCCGCCGCCTACTTGCAGCAACAGATGTCACTCCCATTCAACCAGCTAGCCGCAGTGAACCCCGTCGCCCACTTGCAGCAGCAACTGCTTCCATTCAACCAAGTAGCAGTCGCGAACTCTGTCGCATTCTCGCAGCAGCAACAGCTGCAGACATTCAACCCACTTGCTGTGGCTCACCTCGCCGCCTtctggcagcaacagcagctcgTCAACCAACTTGCTTTGACGAGTCCTACAGCCTTCTTGCAGCAACCCATCGTTGGTTCTGCCATCTTCTAA